The genomic window CCGACTCGGGGGTGCCGTTGCGAAAGACCAGCACGCCGCCGATCTTGAGGACCAGATCCTCGGCCTTGAAATCCGCGCCCGAATAGCCTGCCGCACAGATGATCCGCCCCCAGTTGGGGTCCGAACCGAAAAGCGCGGTCTTGACCAGGGGCGAATTGCCCACAGCACGGGCCACCTTTTCCGCGTCCGCATCGGTCTTCGCGCCCGACACCTCTATGAAAGCCACCTTGGTGCCGCCCTCGGCATCCATGACGATCTTGTAGGCCAGTTCCTCGAGCACGACGAGCAGATGCTTGCGCAAGAGGATGTAATCATCCTCGCTTTCAACGGCCACGCCGGACATGCCGTTGGCCAGGGCCAGCACACAGTCGTTGGTGGACATGTCACCGTCCACGGTGACCCTGTTGATGGTCAGATTGACGCAATCCGCCAGCATGACCTGCCACGCCTCTGCCGATATATCCGCGTCGCAGACGATGAAGGAGAGCATGGTGGCCATTTTCGGGGAGATCATGCCCGCCCCCTTGCACATGCCGAGCAGACGGATCTCTCCGCCTTTGAGTTCGAAAGAGGCTTCGGCCATCTTGTTCACGGAGTCCGTGGTCATTATGGCCCTTGACGTGTCTTCAGGGGTGGCCTTGCCCAGGCTTTCACCCAGAGCAGGCATGACCGCCGCCCACTTGGTCATGTCGAACTGCGCGCCGATGACCCCGGTCGAAGCGGGCAGCAGCTCGTCAGCGGGTACGCCCAGTACCTTGGCGGCCAGATTCAGGGTCTCGCGACAATTGGCGCGCCCCGCATCGCCGGTACAGGCGTTGGCCTGACCGGAGTTGGCCAGGAAGCCGGACATCTTCCGTCCGTCGGCCAGCATTTCCTTGCACTGAAGGATCGGTGCAGCCTGAAACTTGTTGGTGGTAAACACGCCTGCGGCCACGGCCGGGGTCGCGCTGACAATGGCACCCAGGTCGAGCTTGCCGGGCTTCTTGAACGAAGCCGAGGCAGCGGCGAATGCGTATCCTTTGGGTATATTCATGACGTTCTCCAAACGGTCTTTTTGACAAATCGTTCACAGCCATACCTCAGAGTCGGGTCGCTGAAAAGCAGGAATTAATTGCGATCGAGGCACGCCGGGTGTAGGACCGGATCAATGGAACCGCTCACCCTCGCGCTCATTTTCGGCACCTTCTTTTTCGCGGCATTCCTCAAGGGAACCGCCGGACTCGGATTCGCCACCACCTGTCTCGGCATCATGGCCGCCTATCTGGACATGCGCCTGGCCATCCCCCTGGTCGTGGTTCCCTCGCTCCTGTCCAACGGACTGGTCATGTTCGAAGCGGGCGGTTTCATCCGCATCTTCCGCCGGTTCTGGGTGATGTACGCAGCCGCCATACCCGGCCTGATCCTCGGCCTGTGGATTCTCGGGGACGGGGCCACCACCCTGCCCAGAATGGTCCTCGGCGCAAGCATGTTCCTCTACGGCGGATGGGGACTTTGGGGCGGCTCCCTCCGGCTGACACAAAGTCCGGCGCTCGACACGGCCATGGGCCTGCTGACCGGCACGGTCAACGGACTGACCGGGTCGCAGATCATGCCTATCATGCCCTATCTCATGTCCCTCGACATCACCAAGGACGAACTGGTTCAGGCCATCAACACCTCCTTCACCCTGGCCTCTCTGGTCATGCTGGCCGGCCTTGGCAGGCTGGGTCTGCTCTCCACCGAAATCCTGATCGTCTCCGCCGTGGGCATCGTGCCCGTGGGCCTGGGCATCTTCATCGGCAGCCGGGTACGCAAGAAGCTGCCCGAAGCCGTTTTCCGCAAAATAGTGCTCGGCATGATCAGCCTGCTCGGACTGGTTCTGCTCCTCAAATCCTGCCTGTAAGCGCTTGCCATCTCCCACCGGAAAAGGCATATCGTGGGGACAAACCTGAAGTTCAAGGAGTCTTTCATGCGCATAAAAAGCCTTTGCCCGATCGTGGCCATCCTGGCTGTCCTCGTCCTTTCCATGCCCGCCCTTGCAGGCCGCAAACTCACTGTCTCCAAGGGACAGACAGTCTACGTGCCGGTATACTCGCACATCTACCAAGGCAAGAAGGGCAAACCCTACAATCTGTCGACCCTGCTCTCCCTCCGCAACGTGGACTACACCCATTCCATTGTTGTCACTTCAGTCAGATACTACGGCAGCGATGGCCAATTCATCAAAGAGCATTTCCCGAAACCGGTGACCATCCCGCCCATGGGGACCAAGGAAGTTCACATCAGGGAACAGGACACCGAAGGCGGTTCCGGGGCAAACTTCACGGTAAAATGGGAGGGCGGCACCGAAGTTTCCGTGCCCGTCATCCAGGCCGTCATGATAGGTACGGCCTCGACCCAGGGCATCTCCTTCGTCTGCGACGGCGTGGTCATCGAAGAGAGATAGCGCACCGTACGCACCGCGTATGCCTGACCATGACGCAAAAAAAGGGACCACCCGAGCGGGTGGTCCCTTTTTACTGTCTGATCCGAAGGCTCAGGCCCCCAGCTCCTTCTCAAGCCATTCCCGGATTGACGGCGTCAGCTCGAGA from Pseudodesulfovibrio sp. S3 includes these protein-coding regions:
- a CDS encoding DUF3124 domain-containing protein yields the protein MRIKSLCPIVAILAVLVLSMPALAGRKLTVSKGQTVYVPVYSHIYQGKKGKPYNLSTLLSLRNVDYTHSIVVTSVRYYGSDGQFIKEHFPKPVTIPPMGTKEVHIREQDTEGGSGANFTVKWEGGTEVSVPVIQAVMIGTASTQGISFVCDGVVIEER
- the argJ gene encoding bifunctional glutamate N-acetyltransferase/amino-acid acetyltransferase ArgJ; translation: MNIPKGYAFAAASASFKKPGKLDLGAIVSATPAVAAGVFTTNKFQAAPILQCKEMLADGRKMSGFLANSGQANACTGDAGRANCRETLNLAAKVLGVPADELLPASTGVIGAQFDMTKWAAVMPALGESLGKATPEDTSRAIMTTDSVNKMAEASFELKGGEIRLLGMCKGAGMISPKMATMLSFIVCDADISAEAWQVMLADCVNLTINRVTVDGDMSTNDCVLALANGMSGVAVESEDDYILLRKHLLVVLEELAYKIVMDAEGGTKVAFIEVSGAKTDADAEKVARAVGNSPLVKTALFGSDPNWGRIICAAGYSGADFKAEDLVLKIGGVLVFRNGTPESGNMDSLLKPIMSERDIVIHIDIGDGPGSSMLLASDLTKEYVAINADYRS
- a CDS encoding sulfite exporter TauE/SafE family protein, whose amino-acid sequence is MEPLTLALIFGTFFFAAFLKGTAGLGFATTCLGIMAAYLDMRLAIPLVVVPSLLSNGLVMFEAGGFIRIFRRFWVMYAAAIPGLILGLWILGDGATTLPRMVLGASMFLYGGWGLWGGSLRLTQSPALDTAMGLLTGTVNGLTGSQIMPIMPYLMSLDITKDELVQAINTSFTLASLVMLAGLGRLGLLSTEILIVSAVGIVPVGLGIFIGSRVRKKLPEAVFRKIVLGMISLLGLVLLLKSCL